The Apium graveolens cultivar Ventura chromosome 6, ASM990537v1, whole genome shotgun sequence genome contains a region encoding:
- the LOC141667620 gene encoding ubiquitin-conjugating enzyme E2 variant 1D-like, whose protein sequence is MSRRNSGGGVRRSLRLLKELERGEKGSWDGIISYRIDDGYDTSMQSWTGTIISPSNGVYEGRTYQLKLFCSMEYPEKPPTVKFQTPISMCVVNKDTGVVEPKLFPILGEWRKESTMEDILLKLRCEMFYPKNQRLAQPPKVLPRCSRLVKELKRAKKGIQDGSISYRVRDTDDVYMQSWTGTIAGPCNVGFLFHSINFCLRT, encoded by the exons ATGAGTCGAAGAAATTCAGGTGGTGGTG TGCGCAGGAGCCTCAGATTACTAAAAGAACTTGAAAGAGGCGAAAAGGGAAGTTGGGATGGCATTATCAGCTATAGAATAGACGATGGTTATGACACGTCCATGCAGTCATGGACTGGGACCATAATCAGTCCTTCTAAC GGTGTTTATGAGGGGCGTACATATCAGTTGAAATTATTCTGTAGCATGGAGTATCCTGAAAAACCACCGACAGTAAAGTTCCAAACACCAATTAGTATGTGTGTTGTAAATAAAGATACTGGTGTG GTTGAACCAAAATTGTTTCCTATTCTTGGTGAATGGCGAAAAGAATCCACAATGGAAGACATATTATTGAAACTGAGATGTGAGATGTTTTATCCGAAGAATCAGAGACTAGCACAACCTCCAAAAG TGCTGCCTAGGTGTTCCAGATTAGTGAAAGAACTGAAAAGAGCAAAAAAAGGAATTCAGGATGGCTCTATAAGCTACAGAGTACGCGATACTGATGACGTGTACATGCAGTCATGGACTGGAACCATAGCAGGTCCTTGTAACGTAGGTTTTCTCTTCCATTCTATTAATTTTTGCTTACGGACATGA